A single genomic interval of Nostoc commune NIES-4072 harbors:
- a CDS encoding orange carotenoid protein N-terminal domain-containing protein — protein MSFTIQSAQSIFPGTLVADIVPTVVESFSQLNAEDQLALLWFAYTEMGRSITVAAPGAANMILAQGLLEQIKQMPFEAQTQVMYDLANRADTPLCRSYASFTVNIKLGFWYQLGEWMAQGIVAPIPEGYKLSSKAADVLQAIRNADSGQQITILRNTVVNMGFDPNAPGSYKKVSEPVSPPIAPAFRTKVTIEGINDATVLGYINNMNANDFDAAVALFRSEGALQPPFERPIVGQEAIRAYMREECQGLKMIPERGISEPVEDGYTQVKVTGKVQTPWFGASVGMNIAWRFLIDPQGKIFFVAIDLLASPKELLNLVRK, from the coding sequence ATGTCTTTTACCATTCAGTCGGCTCAAAGTATTTTTCCCGGCACCCTAGTTGCTGACATTGTTCCAACTGTTGTCGAATCATTCTCTCAGCTCAATGCTGAAGATCAACTAGCATTACTCTGGTTTGCCTATACCGAGATGGGTAGAAGTATTACGGTTGCCGCTCCAGGAGCAGCTAACATGATCCTCGCACAAGGCTTACTCGAACAAATTAAGCAGATGCCTTTTGAGGCTCAAACGCAAGTCATGTACGATCTAGCTAACCGTGCTGACACTCCCCTGTGCCGTTCCTATGCATCCTTCACTGTGAACATCAAATTGGGCTTCTGGTATCAGTTAGGAGAATGGATGGCTCAGGGAATCGTTGCTCCTATCCCAGAAGGCTACAAGCTTTCTTCCAAGGCTGCTGATGTGTTACAAGCCATCCGCAATGCTGATTCAGGTCAACAAATCACAATTTTACGCAATACCGTAGTGAACATGGGATTTGACCCGAACGCTCCCGGTAGTTACAAAAAAGTCTCAGAGCCAGTGTCTCCACCCATTGCACCAGCATTTAGGACTAAAGTCACCATTGAGGGTATCAACGACGCTACAGTGTTGGGCTATATCAACAACATGAATGCCAATGACTTTGATGCTGCGGTTGCTCTGTTTCGCTCTGAAGGTGCGTTGCAACCCCCCTTTGAAAGACCGATTGTTGGTCAAGAGGCAATCCGCGCTTATATGCGAGAAGAATGCCAGGGATTAAAGATGATCCCAGAGCGTGGTATATCTGAGCCAGTAGAAGATGGCTATACACAAGTTAAAGTCACAGGCAAAGTCCAAACCCCTTGGTTCGGCGCCAGTGTTGGGATGAATATTGCATGGCGGTTTTTGATAGATCCCCAAGGCAAAATCTTTTTTGTAGCGATTGACTTGCTCGCTTCTCCGAAAGAACTGCTCAACCTAGTACGTAAATAA
- a CDS encoding IS5 family transposase: MYRKQEQTTIPPENFELPFEGKLSEDNRWVIMADLIPWAEFEEEYSSFFSAEMGAPAKSFRVALGALIIKEKLGISDRETVEQIKENPYLQYFIGISSYINEAPFDPSMLVHFRERISADLVNKVNQETVKRMLETTSSTLATESTESTESTQKKIEELEKEDNTPKNRGKLILDATCAPADISYPTDFELLNQARKQTERIIDLLYEQIKGTLEKKPRTYREIARKNYLEVAKKRRVSQKDRKKAIKKQLQYIKRNLSHIDQLIRSGATLEKLSTKQYKMLLVVVEVYRQQLWLYENKKQSIDDRIVSLSQPHIRPIVRGKAGKAVEFGAKLSASYFDGYVFLDHISWDNFNESGDLKSQVEAYKNYTGYYPESVHVDKIYRTRENRAWCKGRGIIMSGPPLGRPPANVSKEKKKQDLESERIRNCIEGKFGQAKRRFSLNRVMAKLSHTSETAIAITFLVMNLSTHLSRVFYAFLCLFLKTAPFLQFRITENYDFISYKQEKLIFDFA; the protein is encoded by the coding sequence ATGTACCGAAAGCAGGAGCAAACTACAATCCCACCAGAAAACTTTGAACTTCCGTTTGAAGGAAAATTATCAGAAGATAATCGTTGGGTAATTATGGCTGATTTAATACCGTGGGCGGAATTTGAAGAGGAATATTCTTCATTTTTTTCGGCAGAGATGGGAGCGCCAGCAAAATCATTTCGGGTGGCATTAGGCGCATTAATAATCAAAGAAAAACTAGGAATAAGCGACAGAGAAACAGTAGAACAAATTAAAGAAAACCCTTATCTACAGTACTTCATAGGAATATCATCTTATATTAATGAAGCTCCATTTGATCCATCTATGCTAGTCCATTTTCGTGAAAGAATTAGTGCAGACTTAGTAAACAAAGTAAATCAAGAAACTGTTAAAAGGATGCTAGAGACAACATCTTCGACTTTAGCAACTGAATCAACTGAATCAACTGAATCAACTCAAAAAAAAATAGAAGAATTAGAAAAAGAAGATAACACGCCGAAAAATCGGGGAAAATTAATATTAGATGCGACTTGTGCGCCAGCAGACATCAGCTATCCAACAGATTTCGAGCTATTAAATCAAGCAAGAAAACAGACAGAACGAATAATAGACCTTCTTTATGAACAGATAAAAGGTACATTAGAGAAAAAACCAAGGACTTATCGGGAAATAGCGAGAAAAAACTACTTAGAAGTCGCTAAAAAACGTCGTGTATCCCAAAAAGATAGGAAAAAAGCGATTAAAAAGCAGCTTCAATATATCAAAAGAAACTTATCTCATATTGACCAGCTAATCAGATCGGGAGCAACTCTAGAAAAACTAAGTACTAAACAATATAAAATGTTGCTTGTAGTTGTAGAAGTTTATCGTCAACAACTATGGTTGTATGAAAATAAAAAACAGAGTATTGATGACCGAATCGTTAGTTTAAGCCAACCACATATCCGCCCAATTGTCCGTGGAAAAGCTGGGAAAGCCGTGGAATTTGGGGCAAAATTATCAGCTAGTTATTTTGATGGGTATGTATTTTTAGACCATATTAGTTGGGATAATTTTAATGAATCAGGAGACTTAAAATCACAAGTAGAAGCATATAAAAACTATACTGGCTATTATCCAGAATCGGTTCATGTAGATAAAATTTATCGCACAAGAGAGAATAGAGCTTGGTGCAAAGGAAGAGGTATTATCATGAGTGGTCCTCCTTTGGGAAGACCACCAGCCAATGTTAGTAAAGAAAAAAAGAAACAAGATTTAGAATCTGAGAGAATTCGTAATTGTATTGAAGGAAAATTTGGGCAAGCTAAAAGAAGGTTTAGCCTCAATCGAGTGATGGCGAAACTTTCCCACACTTCTGAAACTGCAATTGCTATTACTTTTCTAGTGATGAATCTTTCTACTCACCTGTCGCGGGTGTTTTATGCTTTTTTATGTCTATTTTTGAAAACTGCACCTTTTTTGCAGTTCCGTATAACTGAAAATTATGATTTTATTAGTTATAAACAAGAAAAGCTTATCTTTGATTTTGCTTGA
- a CDS encoding peptidase domain-containing ABC transporter — protein MKYQVVAQHSEEDCGAACLASVAKHYRRNFTLNRIREAVGTGQLGTTLLGLRRGAEALGFNARSVRASKEILDRMNQAPLPAIIHWKGYHWVVLYGQKGKKYVIADPAFNIRYVSRNELMEAWSDQVMLLLEPDSVRFYAQPDDKVNGLWRFARRALPYGGIIFEAFLCAIFIGLLSLTSPFLLQILTDDVLVRGDTQLLIGVIIAVVVMNLVGSSLQLVQSNLIANFAQKLELGLVLEFARAILRLPLAYYESRRSGEIVSRLQDIQQINQLVAQAVISLPSQLFIGLISLGFMVFYSWKLTFVAVVVAIVMSSSTVVFLPTLQQKIRSMLVLDAENQGVLVESFKGALTLKTTTAAPQFWEEFQNRFGRLSNLTFRTVQIGIINSTFSGLVYAIGSVSLIGFGSTLVINKELSIGQLLAFNGMNGNFLALIGAVIGFIDEFTRAKTATERLTEVIDSTPETPSDSSKPFAKIPSDADIICKNLNFHYAGRLELLEDFSITIPGGKVVALIGTSGCGKSSLAKLIAGLYTPNSGNIRFGIYNMQDLALDCLRQQVALVPQDAHFWSRTIIENFRLGSPHLTFDQIVKACQIAEADDFISRLPEKYQTVLGEFGSNISGGQRQRLALARAIVNDPPILILDESTAGLDPVSESQVLDQLLLHRQGKTTILISHRPRVITRADWIILLNQGKLQIQGTVEDLLAQPGNHLDFLTP, from the coding sequence ATGAAATACCAAGTTGTTGCACAACATAGTGAAGAGGATTGTGGAGCTGCTTGTCTTGCTTCCGTTGCCAAACATTATCGACGTAACTTTACACTAAATCGCATCCGGGAAGCGGTAGGCACGGGGCAACTTGGAACGACATTGTTGGGATTGAGGCGAGGAGCAGAGGCACTTGGTTTCAATGCGCGTTCGGTCAGGGCATCAAAAGAAATATTAGACCGAATGAACCAAGCACCACTCCCAGCAATCATTCACTGGAAAGGCTACCACTGGGTTGTTTTGTATGGTCAGAAAGGCAAAAAATATGTAATTGCTGACCCAGCCTTTAACATCCGTTATGTCTCTAGAAATGAATTAATGGAGGCTTGGTCAGATCAAGTCATGCTTTTGCTAGAGCCAGATTCGGTTCGTTTTTATGCTCAACCTGATGATAAAGTCAATGGTCTTTGGCGCTTTGCGCGGCGGGCATTGCCTTATGGGGGCATAATATTCGAGGCTTTTCTCTGTGCTATATTTATCGGTCTGCTTTCGTTAACATCTCCTTTTCTGCTTCAAATTCTAACGGATGATGTATTAGTTCGAGGTGATACCCAGCTTCTTATTGGTGTAATTATTGCGGTTGTGGTGATGAATTTGGTGGGAAGTAGTCTGCAATTAGTTCAATCTAACCTGATTGCAAATTTTGCCCAAAAGCTTGAGTTAGGGCTAGTTCTAGAATTTGCTAGGGCAATCTTGCGGCTGCCTCTGGCTTACTATGAATCACGTCGCAGTGGCGAGATTGTTAGCAGATTGCAAGATATTCAACAAATTAATCAGCTAGTTGCTCAAGCAGTTATCAGTCTGCCTAGCCAATTATTTATCGGACTGATTTCTTTGGGTTTCATGGTGTTCTATAGCTGGAAACTCACCTTTGTTGCCGTCGTTGTTGCTATTGTCATGAGTTCATCTACGGTGGTTTTCTTGCCTACACTTCAACAAAAAATCAGAAGTATGTTGGTCTTAGACGCGGAAAATCAGGGTGTTCTTGTTGAAAGCTTTAAAGGAGCGCTGACACTCAAAACTACTACTGCTGCTCCTCAATTTTGGGAAGAATTTCAGAACAGATTTGGTCGGCTCTCAAACCTGACATTTCGCACAGTTCAAATTGGAATTATTAACAGTACCTTTTCTGGTTTAGTTTATGCTATTGGCAGCGTTAGTTTGATTGGTTTCGGCAGCACCCTAGTTATTAATAAGGAACTCAGCATCGGTCAACTGCTGGCATTTAACGGGATGAATGGGAATTTTTTGGCATTAATCGGTGCTGTAATTGGATTTATAGATGAATTCACGCGTGCCAAAACTGCCACGGAACGCTTAACAGAAGTTATCGATTCCACACCTGAAACTCCAAGCGATAGTAGCAAACCCTTTGCTAAAATTCCTAGTGATGCTGATATTATTTGCAAAAACCTAAACTTTCACTACGCAGGCAGGCTAGAGCTACTAGAAGATTTTTCCATCACAATTCCTGGTGGTAAAGTTGTTGCCCTAATTGGTACATCAGGCTGTGGAAAAAGTTCTCTTGCTAAACTGATTGCCGGATTATACACACCTAATTCTGGCAATATTCGCTTTGGCATTTATAATATGCAAGACCTAGCTCTTGATTGTTTGCGGCAACAAGTTGCTCTGGTTCCTCAAGATGCTCATTTTTGGAGTCGCACAATTATTGAAAACTTCCGCTTAGGTTCACCTCACCTCACCTTTGATCAAATTGTCAAGGCTTGCCAAATTGCTGAGGCAGATGATTTTATTAGTAGACTACCTGAAAAATATCAAACTGTTTTAGGTGAATTTGGGTCAAATATTTCTGGTGGACAACGCCAAAGACTGGCTTTAGCAAGAGCTATTGTTAACGATCCACCAATCCTAATTTTAGACGAATCAACTGCTGGACTCGATCCAGTTAGTGAATCTCAAGTTTTAGATCAACTGTTGTTGCACCGCCAAGGTAAAACCACAATCCTGATTAGCCACCGTCCTAGAGTAATTACCCGTGCTGATTGGATTATTTTGCTTAATCAAGGCAAGTTACAAATTCAGGGAACAGTAGAGGATTTGCTTGCCCAACCAGGAAACCATTTAGACTTTTTAACCCCTTAA
- a CDS encoding HlyD family secretion protein, translating into MLIDPQPDFLRLVQNDEYLPSVSIWTRLGGIFLIGSVGAAFSLASVFQYNIIVKADATVRPTGEIRLVQAASEGTVTSIKVKENQVVKKGDTIALIDNSQLQTKKSQLLGTIEQNQLQRAQIDAQLKALENQMAAESNAMRQAITSAKADLSRNKRDYQDRQITSLAQVEEIEAGVELAKEELKRYQQLGNTGAIAALQIKEKEQAFKAATARLDNAKAALNPSNANVAIAQERISQELTKGESTIAQLNKEKQELIRRQVEIQNQISSAQQELKQVFMELQKTVIRTSESGTILQLVLRNTGQVVRVGDAIAQIAPNNAPVVIKARVASSDISKVQLCKVAQVAKCLEGQVQMRVSAYPYPDYGILKGAVRGISADAITSQGNSTIPTAPYYEVTIEPEKLYLKKSDKSYPIKAGMEVTAEIISKKETLLTFILRKARLLTDV; encoded by the coding sequence ATGCTCATAGACCCCCAACCAGACTTTCTCCGCCTAGTCCAAAACGACGAATATCTTCCCTCAGTCAGTATATGGACGAGGTTGGGAGGAATATTTTTAATTGGAAGTGTTGGCGCTGCCTTCAGCCTTGCCAGTGTATTTCAATACAACATCATAGTAAAAGCTGATGCTACTGTCCGCCCAACTGGAGAAATCCGGTTAGTGCAAGCAGCATCTGAGGGAACGGTGACAAGCATCAAAGTGAAAGAAAATCAAGTTGTGAAAAAGGGAGATACGATCGCCCTCATCGACAACTCGCAATTGCAAACTAAAAAAAGCCAACTACTCGGAACTATCGAACAGAATCAGTTACAACGAGCGCAAATTGATGCACAACTAAAAGCGTTAGAAAATCAAATGGCTGCTGAGTCTAATGCAATGAGGCAGGCAATCACATCTGCCAAAGCAGACTTGAGTCGCAACAAAAGAGATTATCAAGATAGACAAATCACTAGTCTGGCACAAGTAGAAGAAATAGAAGCTGGTGTTGAATTAGCTAAAGAGGAATTGAAGCGATATCAGCAGCTAGGAAATACAGGCGCGATCGCTGCTCTCCAAATTAAAGAAAAAGAACAAGCTTTTAAAGCTGCTACTGCTAGACTTGACAACGCTAAAGCTGCACTCAATCCTAGCAATGCTAATGTAGCGATCGCACAAGAACGTATTTCCCAAGAGTTGACCAAAGGTGAGTCTACTATTGCTCAATTGAACAAAGAGAAACAGGAACTCATCAGGCGTCAAGTTGAAATCCAAAATCAAATTAGCAGCGCTCAACAAGAACTTAAACAAGTTTTTATGGAACTGCAAAAAACTGTAATTCGTACCTCTGAGAGCGGTACTATTCTCCAACTAGTATTAAGAAATACTGGACAAGTTGTCCGTGTTGGAGATGCGATCGCTCAAATTGCTCCCAACAATGCCCCTGTTGTAATCAAAGCTCGTGTTGCTTCCTCAGATATTAGTAAAGTCCAATTGTGTAAAGTCGCACAAGTCGCAAAATGTTTAGAGGGGCAAGTACAAATGCGGGTTTCTGCTTATCCGTATCCAGATTATGGCATCCTCAAAGGTGCTGTCAGAGGCATTAGTGCCGATGCCATTACATCTCAGGGTAACAGTACCATTCCAACTGCGCCTTACTATGAGGTGACAATTGAGCCAGAGAAACTTTATTTAAAAAAGAGCGATAAATCCTATCCTATTAAAGCAGGGATGGAAGTTACAGCTGAAATCATTTCCAAAAAAGAAACCCTACTGACATTTATTCTGAGAAAAGCAAGACTGCTAACGGATGTGTAG
- a CDS encoding alpha/beta hydrolase has translation MKKFLRYLGLGLLSTFLTATPGLGAERISFYYPPFGEFSLSVDSLETFAKVGKIDQDFSFYASRATPQQLSQLRDLLQQRFNITPTLVSQVTYSPIGEQVMQQLGELLLTESRQNGFYAIRASLILAAADREGLTVVNLLRKFPSNTVRVNFTGGLKIVDDLSQLLKKRDEVVASLQKEAIAQSANSKIDFSQQPDLRSPGKFRWQKKTFDLNDFSRSRRLPVDIYLPEADSQSTKELASPPFPLIVISHGIASDRSTFVYLAEHLASYGFAVAVLEHPGSNAERFQLYFAGLAGPPDPSEFINRPLDIKYLLNELERLDKSDPTLQGKLNFQQVGAIGQSFGGYTVLALAGANINFEQLRRNCNRNNSSFNLSLLLQCEANKLPLRNYQLKDDRIKVIMAINPIDSLVLGEAGVSQIKIPVMLVGGSQDIFAPPVSEQIRPFTWLSNSNKYLALIENATHFSAIAEPTSENGVLPVPPALLGPDRAPVYSYLNALSVAFLQTHLLNRPEYRSYLQPSYATFISKAPLNLSILQSLSADQFNQIWNGSAPSLQDATQRGKSKVKSQ, from the coding sequence ATGAAAAAATTTCTGAGATACCTGGGTTTAGGTTTGCTATCTACGTTTTTGACTGCAACTCCTGGATTGGGAGCTGAACGTATTAGCTTTTATTACCCTCCCTTCGGCGAATTCTCCTTGTCTGTAGACTCGCTGGAAACTTTTGCGAAAGTTGGCAAAATCGATCAAGATTTTTCATTTTATGCTAGCCGTGCTACGCCTCAACAACTCTCTCAACTGCGGGATCTGCTTCAGCAAAGGTTCAATATCACTCCTACACTTGTATCTCAAGTTACCTACTCACCTATAGGCGAACAAGTGATGCAACAGCTAGGAGAATTACTCCTCACTGAGTCTCGACAGAACGGGTTCTATGCCATACGTGCCTCTTTGATTTTGGCTGCTGCCGATCGCGAAGGTTTAACGGTTGTGAATTTGTTGCGGAAATTTCCTAGCAATACTGTGCGAGTGAATTTCACTGGAGGGTTAAAGATAGTTGATGACTTGTCACAATTGCTCAAAAAAAGGGATGAAGTTGTTGCCTCTCTTCAAAAAGAAGCGATCGCTCAATCAGCCAATTCAAAAATTGATTTCTCACAACAGCCAGATTTGCGATCGCCAGGAAAATTCCGTTGGCAGAAAAAGACCTTTGACCTAAATGACTTTTCTCGCTCACGCCGTCTACCGGTAGATATCTATCTGCCGGAAGCCGATTCACAAAGCACTAAAGAACTGGCTTCGCCTCCCTTTCCCCTGATTGTAATTTCTCATGGCATCGCCTCAGATCGCTCTACCTTTGTCTACCTGGCTGAACATTTAGCATCCTATGGTTTTGCTGTTGCTGTACTGGAACACCCTGGTAGTAATGCCGAACGCTTTCAACTATATTTTGCGGGTTTGGCCGGGCCGCCAGATCCATCAGAATTTATCAATCGACCTTTGGATATCAAATATCTCCTCAATGAACTCGAACGTCTGGACAAATCTGATCCCACCCTCCAAGGAAAACTCAATTTTCAGCAAGTTGGCGCGATCGGTCAGTCCTTTGGCGGTTATACTGTTTTGGCTTTAGCAGGAGCAAATATTAACTTTGAGCAACTGAGGCGAAACTGTAATCGCAATAATTCATCCTTTAATTTATCGCTCTTGTTGCAGTGTGAAGCAAATAAATTACCCTTAAGAAATTACCAACTCAAAGATGATCGTATCAAGGTCATCATGGCCATTAATCCAATTGACAGCTTAGTTTTGGGTGAGGCCGGAGTGAGTCAAATAAAAATTCCAGTAATGCTGGTAGGAGGTAGTCAAGATATTTTTGCCCCACCCGTATCTGAGCAGATTCGCCCCTTTACCTGGCTTTCTAACTCTAATAAGTACCTAGCTTTGATCGAAAACGCCACCCACTTTTCAGCGATCGCAGAACCTACTTCTGAAAATGGTGTCTTACCTGTGCCACCTGCCTTGCTAGGCCCTGATCGTGCCCCTGTTTATTCCTATCTCAACGCTCTCAGCGTAGCTTTTTTGCAAACCCATCTCCTCAACCGCCCTGAATACCGTTCCTATTTGCAGCCTTCCTACGCCACATTTATCAGTAAAGCGCCACTTAATCTTAGTATTTTACAGTCGTTGTCGGCAGATCAATTCAATCAAATTTGGAATGGATCAGCCCCTTCCCTACAGGACGCTACGCAAAGGGGGAAGTCAAAAGTCAAAAGTCAATAA
- a CDS encoding ion channel: MKFRLKRLSPKKKQRLIPPIQIQVRDGKFEIMGMGAWHSYWRDPYHLLLTIPWTGFLILICTFYITINVLFALAYWIGGDCIANARPGSFSDLFFFSVQTLASIGYGALYPKTTYANIIVTIEAMIGLVGIAVMTGLAFARFSRPTARVLFSRVAVITPHNAMPTLIFRSANQRRNIILEAQMRVYLMRDEITSEGQFMRRFHDLKLLRNQTPSFTLSWSVMHVIDEFSPLYGMTPESLIQTNTILIVSLNGIDETVAQVVHARHTYGANEILWNSQFVDIFHHTPDGHRYIDYNRFHDVLPLDEDS, encoded by the coding sequence ATGAAATTTCGACTAAAGAGACTTTCACCGAAGAAAAAACAGCGTCTGATCCCACCTATTCAGATTCAAGTTCGAGATGGAAAATTTGAGATTATGGGTATGGGTGCATGGCATTCTTACTGGCGCGATCCCTACCATCTGCTGCTAACGATTCCCTGGACTGGCTTTCTCATCCTGATCTGTACTTTCTATATAACTATTAATGTTCTATTTGCCCTAGCTTACTGGATAGGAGGAGATTGTATTGCCAACGCCCGACCTGGCTCTTTTTCAGATCTCTTTTTCTTTAGCGTGCAAACCCTAGCATCCATCGGCTATGGGGCATTGTATCCTAAAACAACTTACGCCAACATCATTGTCACCATTGAAGCAATGATCGGTTTGGTGGGAATTGCTGTGATGACGGGACTAGCTTTTGCTCGATTCTCCCGACCTACAGCCCGTGTGCTTTTTAGTCGTGTTGCTGTAATTACACCTCATAATGCAATGCCGACTCTAATCTTTCGCAGCGCTAATCAGCGTCGCAATATAATTCTGGAGGCGCAGATGCGAGTCTACTTAATGCGCGACGAGATAACCTCAGAAGGGCAGTTCATGCGTCGGTTCCACGACCTCAAACTGCTGAGGAACCAAACACCTAGCTTCACGTTAAGCTGGTCAGTGATGCATGTCATTGATGAGTTTAGTCCTTTATATGGCATGACACCAGAATCGTTAATCCAGACAAATACTATACTGATCGTCTCTTTGAATGGCATTGATGAAACGGTTGCACAAGTTGTCCATGCCCGTCATACTTATGGTGCTAATGAGATTTTGTGGAATAGTCAATTTGTCGATATTTTCCATCACACACCCGATGGACATCGCTATATTGATTACAACCGCTTCCACGATGTTTTACCTTTGGATGAAGACAGTTAA
- a CDS encoding YsnF/AvaK domain-containing protein — protein MNSQPMTKNIGEANSDSQTSTSLADLRKKVENFAVFDQQGRLVGVVHDLIVDANRRLNLVVNQKTLEYGQQLAEKHPSLFRLQSQRIKKIDKLTKSVFIDLNKSEIEYMPEYLETETPGDAYRQVAPHLRTLSENSTEQLGNYQTTNSPVESVDLDEATEEQIIHLLEERLVVESSKRKIGEVIVRKEIETRMIQVPVRREKLIVEQISPEHKQLAEIDLGQEEISGIDLTEVKRLEVQHFGSGLMVSGEFSSPKTASLLLNAIALEQNHGCNQVRVTIAVEDESHQKKYQEWFDRCSKSQ, from the coding sequence ATGAATAGCCAACCGATGACAAAAAACATTGGAGAGGCAAACTCTGATTCTCAAACTAGCACCTCATTAGCAGATTTAAGAAAGAAGGTGGAAAATTTTGCTGTGTTCGATCAGCAAGGTCGGCTAGTAGGAGTAGTTCATGATTTAATTGTGGATGCTAATCGTAGATTAAACCTAGTTGTGAATCAAAAAACTCTAGAATATGGTCAGCAGTTAGCTGAAAAACATCCTTCTTTATTTCGGTTGCAGAGCCAAAGAATAAAAAAAATAGACAAGCTGACTAAATCTGTTTTCATAGACTTAAATAAATCAGAAATCGAATATATGCCTGAATATTTAGAAACAGAAACACCAGGCGATGCCTATCGGCAAGTTGCTCCGCATCTACGCACACTATCAGAAAACTCAACTGAGCAACTAGGGAATTATCAAACTACAAATAGCCCAGTTGAGTCAGTAGATTTAGATGAGGCTACGGAAGAACAGATTATTCATTTACTAGAAGAACGACTAGTTGTTGAAAGCAGTAAGCGTAAAATTGGTGAGGTGATTGTTCGCAAAGAAATTGAAACCCGGATGATACAAGTTCCTGTCCGGCGTGAAAAGTTGATTGTAGAACAAATTAGCCCAGAACACAAACAACTTGCAGAAATTGATTTAGGACAAGAGGAAATTTCTGGCATTGACTTAACGGAAGTAAAAAGACTTGAGGTTCAGCATTTTGGTAGTGGTTTAATGGTAAGTGGTGAATTTAGCTCACCTAAGACTGCTAGTTTATTGTTGAATGCGATCGCACTAGAGCAAAATCACGGTTGCAACCAAGTGCGAGTGACCATCGCTGTTGAAGATGAGTCACACCAGAAAAAATATCAGGAGTGGTTTGATCGCTGTTCTAAAAGTCAGTAA
- a CDS encoding DUF2382 domain-containing protein: MVLYKLQDFEPNYRDTFEGRDLNGLGVYTQGTDEKVGTVSDVLVDEEGHFRYLVVDLGFWIFGKKVLLPIGRARIDYNVDRVYTIGLTREQAEDLPEFSERQALDYDYEERVRGVYRQPADYVQPVDASLPLEATAPVDTTYQQPVAPTYNRDNYNYEHEPSLYGLNEQDHQTLRLYEERLIASKRRQKTGEVTIGKHVETDTARVTVPIETERVVIERVTPADAGTAVSGREADFREGEVVRVEIYEETPEVRTEAFLREEVRVKKVVDQDTVETQKTVRREELDVNSGNLPIEER; encoded by the coding sequence ATGGTACTTTACAAATTACAAGACTTTGAGCCTAACTATCGTGATACATTTGAAGGTCGCGATCTTAATGGACTCGGCGTTTATACACAAGGAACTGATGAAAAAGTTGGTACTGTCAGCGATGTTTTAGTGGATGAAGAAGGTCATTTCCGCTATCTAGTCGTTGATTTAGGCTTCTGGATTTTTGGTAAAAAAGTGTTACTACCAATTGGTCGTGCCCGTATCGACTATAACGTTGATCGTGTCTACACAATTGGCTTGACTAGAGAGCAAGCAGAAGATTTACCTGAGTTCAGTGAGCGTCAAGCCCTTGATTATGATTATGAAGAAAGGGTGCGTGGGGTATATCGCCAACCCGCAGACTACGTTCAACCTGTAGATGCATCATTACCATTGGAAGCGACAGCGCCAGTGGATACAACTTATCAGCAGCCGGTTGCGCCAACTTACAATCGTGATAACTATAATTACGAACATGAGCCTTCTTTATATGGGTTAAATGAGCAAGATCATCAAACTCTGAGATTGTATGAAGAACGGCTGATTGCCAGCAAACGCCGCCAAAAAACTGGAGAAGTAACGATTGGTAAGCACGTTGAGACTGATACTGCACGGGTTACAGTGCCAATAGAAACAGAGCGAGTTGTGATTGAACGTGTAACTCCAGCAGATGCAGGTACTGCCGTTTCTGGGCGCGAAGCAGACTTCCGTGAAGGCGAAGTTGTTCGCGTAGAAATCTATGAAGAAACTCCTGAAGTTCGCACAGAAGCATTTTTGCGTGAAGAAGTCAGAGTTAAAAAAGTAGTTGATCAAGACACAGTTGAAACTCAAAAAACCGTGCGTCGTGAAGAATTAGATGTCAATTCTGGTAATCTTCCCATTGAAGAACGCTAA